The Candidatus Nanogingivalaceae bacterium DNA segment AAATCTATTGACTTTTTTAAAAAATAATGTTATTATGTAAATCTATTTAGTCCTTGCGACGTTAAACACGAGGTAATGCTATGGCAAATCTGAATCGTTCTTTCCAATCTTCTACTTCTAATGTACTGGTAAGCCAAGGTTCTTCGAAAAAGAAAACTTCACAAACAGCAGCGCAACCAAAGGACGGTCGCGAACTTGAGTTCTGGCCAGAGCATTAGAAGTCGTAGCTCTCGAAATTTCGAGGGCTTTTAATTTGACTTTTTATACCTTTTGTGTTATTATAATAATATCCCACAGTCGAGAGACTTAAAATCTAGGAGTGTAATATGAATATTACAAGTACATCTACAAGTACATCTACAAGTACATTTGCTGTTGGTGATATTGTGCAGATTCTATATTCAAAGAATCCTGCAGGCAACTGTTGTATCGCTGTCGCTACAATAAGTGAAATACACGATACTTATGTTAAAGTAATTGATATTCGCTTTTTTACTGGTAACGCAGTTATGAAAGCTACTAGCAATGAAACAACACCGACTATTTTGAGCAAAATTGCTTTCTCAAGGATCTCAAAAATTTCAGAAGGAGAATACTTGAGAGATATGTACCTGTGCTCATATGAGTAATTGAAATACAGAAAAACTCATAAACTAAAAAACCCGCTAGAGGACAGCCTGACACTCAGCACTCTAAAAATAATCTGAGTTCACGCATCTTACAAGCACGTTAAAAGACGGTTCAAATGAACCGTCTCAGAATGAAGACAAACATCGTTTTTGATGTTTGTCTTTTTTATATTCTTACCTAATTCTCCTATAATCCAATAATATTGAGATATTTGGGTAAAATTATAGGTCTTTCCTGTCATCATTTTTACCAATTTTTTGATATTTAGACACGCTAAAGTAAGCCCAACCTTAGCTTCCATTTTGGACTTTCCTTTTTCTCTGGTATAACGTAAGTTATGATATTCTTTAGCTGTTCCGAATAACCGTTCTATCGTTTCTTTCCGGTGTTGATACCGTTCTTTCATACCACTTTGATGGCGAATATCTTCACAGACTTCTAGGGCATCTTTCCAAATATGACGCACAACAACTTTTTGGTGCTGGCGACTTTCAGTACAAATCGCTAACAAGGGACAGGTCTTACAAATTTTAGGATTACTTTTATACTCTCGATAACCTTCACGTGTGGTTGTACGATAAGTTAATACATGGTTCTCTGGACAAAGATAACAATCAAAATGCTCGTCATAGACAAAGTCTTTTGGACGTAAAAAATCTTTCTTACCTCTTGGTCTAGTGTAAGGGAAAACTGGTGTAATCCCTTTTTCTAGAAGAAACTTGGCAATACTAGGTGTTTTATAGCCTGAATCCGCAATAATGAATTCAGGTGAGAATGGTTCTAGTTTGACAAAAAGAGCAGAGAAAGCCTGACTATCATGGATGTTTCCTGCTTCAACCGTATAAGCTAAGGCCCAACCGTGTTTATCACAAGCTACTTGAGCATTGTAAGCGAAGACCTCCTTATGTTCTCCCTTATGAAACCAACCACTGTCTGGGTCCGTCGTTGATTGTTTCTTAGGTTTAGCCTCGCTTTTTTCGGCGGGCTTTAAGAGCTTTTTTGCGTGTTTTTTCCTATCTAAATTAATCTCAATCTCCAGTTGTTCACTCATGAATTTAGCTTTTTGATCAATAACAACAGTTTTGTACTTATGATTATTAGCAGCTGCCTTGATATGGGTCCCATCAATGAAGATTTCTGAGGGATCAATGAGCCCTGCTTCCAAAACATGATGAAGCACATGACTAAAAATGTGTGCTAACACTTCCTTGTTTTCAAAGCGTCGGCTATAGTTCTTACCGTAAGTTGTAAAATGAGGCACCTTATCGTCCAGAGATAAGCCAAGAAACCAACGGTAAGCCGTATTCACCTCAATATCTTTAATGGTTTGGCGCATAGAACGAATGCCATAAAAACATTGAATCAACGGAATTTTAACTAATAAAACAGGGTCTAGACTAGGGCGACCATTATCCGAGGAATAACTATCTTCGACAAGATCATAAATAAAAGAGAAATCAATCGTTTCCTCGACTTTTCTTAGAAAATGGTCTTTAGGCACAAGTTCATCAAGCGTATAGAATCCTACTTGACGTCGATTGTATTCAGGATTTTCTTTGTGAAACATAGGAACACCTCATCAAATACCTTTTTCTTTTATTATACTCCTTCAAAGCAAGAAAAATCCCCAGAAGTATAACTTCTGAGGACTTTGTCTTCAATCTGAGACGGTTCAAATGAACCGTCTTTTTCATGTATTCAACTATCGTTCACTAAAGGAGATTTTAAAATTATACATTGTACAATTAGGATTTTTACAAACTTTTATAACTTTACCACGTGCAGCATCTTCTGCATAAAACCATAAAACTTCGTTACATTTTGTGCATCTTTCAGTCATATTTGTCCTCCTATAGTTTATTACCACAGTTACAACACCGTTCTGGTCGGTCGCTTGTTTTTCGCCCGCAGGTTGGGCATTCAATAGTTGCTGTAAGAATTTTTTTAACTTGTTTAATCATAATGATTACCATCCAGATTTCTTTTGACAAGTTCCATAATTGCAGTTATGGTAAGAAAGATTGTGGTAAATAGCTTCTTTACACCAATCACATTTATTACCGCTTAAAGCTCGTTCACAAGCACAATACCATTCATTAGGGTTTCCCATTACGATTCCTCCTTGTTTTATATTTTAAGTCCAAAGTTTCTCGCCCATTCTTCCAAAGTTAGCCCACTCTGTGTTGATAAATCTAAAAGAGCCATTTCTATTTTCGCACGCCCCCCTTCGACTTCCGTTTTCCATCGTAAAGCTTCCTCTAGGTTTGGTATGACCACTTCTAATCTTCTTACAAATCTTTCGGTATCTTCTTTTTCTCGAAAAAGTTGCTTGTATTCATCATGATTTGCGGAACCTAGCTTTCCTCCAATTTCATTGAGGTCAGCTAAAAGTTCATAACGGATATTTTGGGCTGTTTCTAGCACTCTTCTAGCTAGTTCTAATTTTTCGTTGTATTCCTTTGTAGCAGACTCATTTGCTTGTATTTTAAACCATAAAATTCCACCAGTAATCGCAATTACTAATAACATCAAAAAAGCCATATTTTCTCCTTAACAAAACCTCTAAGTATTTGTAGCACATTAAAAATCGTATTTATCTTAATACGAAAAACCTCCTTTTTTTATTTTCACTCAAAAATCCCTGCTACAATAGGGGTGAGTTTGTTTTAGCGAACGGTCGTTTGTTAAAACAATCAAAGTTACCAATAAAAATATTTAAAATGCTGATTTGACAAGGTTTATAGGCTCTGTCAGGTTGGCATTTTTTGATTTTTCATTGTTTTAGTTGACGACCGTTTACTAAAACTGTTGATAGGTTAAATTTACTATTTTTCTAAGGAATTGTCAATCAATTATAGATGATTTTTTCTATTTATTTGAATACCATTGCGCTTTAGTACATTATAAATAGTTGCGGTAGAAATATTCAGCTGATTGGCTATATTTCGAACAGAATTTTCTTTTTGCTGGTATTGTGCAATAATTTGCTTTTCTTTATCTTTCGCTATTCCTTTATTACCAAGTTTCACACCTTTTTCTTTCGCTTTACGCAGTCCGTCTTTAGTACGTTCAGAAATAGCTTGAAGCTCCCATTCTGCAACATAACCCAGCATCAAGCAAAAGAATTTCCCAGTTAAAGAATCTGTTTCAATATTTTCATGAATTGATTGAAGATGAACACCATGTTTGGTTAAATCTTCCATAATAGCAGAGAGGTGAAACATCTTTCTGGTAAGTCTATCCAATTTATATACGACAAAATTTGTTTCAACTCCTTGTTTAGCATAATTCTTGGCTAATTTTAACGCTTTGTCAAGTTGTTGTCGCTCCTGATTTCCACCTGAGTCTTTTTCAATATAAAGCTTGTCACAGAAGTTAAGAGCTTCTGTTTGAACAGATAACCCTAATTCCTGACGATTATCTGTCGAGCTAACTCGGGCGTAACCTATGGTTATGGTTTCGATGTTTTCTAATTTGTTCTTGTGATGATTTGTCAAAATTTCTCCTTTCTTTACTATTGTAGCAGGGTGATTATATCTTTAGAAGAATGTTGAAATAAAAGAAAAGACCCACAATTTTTGTGAGTCTGAGAAGTTAGCGATTCCTACTTAA contains these protein-coding regions:
- a CDS encoding IS1182 family transposase, with amino-acid sequence MFHKENPEYNRRQVGFYTLDELVPKDHFLRKVEETIDFSFIYDLVEDSYSSDNGRPSLDPVLLVKIPLIQCFYGIRSMRQTIKDIEVNTAYRWFLGLSLDDKVPHFTTYGKNYSRRFENKEVLAHIFSHVLHHVLEAGLIDPSEIFIDGTHIKAAANNHKYKTVVIDQKAKFMSEQLEIEINLDRKKHAKKLLKPAEKSEAKPKKQSTTDPDSGWFHKGEHKEVFAYNAQVACDKHGWALAYTVEAGNIHDSQAFSALFVKLEPFSPEFIIADSGYKTPSIAKFLLEKGITPVFPYTRPRGKKDFLRPKDFVYDEHFDCYLCPENHVLTYRTTTREGYREYKSNPKICKTCPLLAICTESRQHQKVVVRHIWKDALEVCEDIRHQSGMKERYQHRKETIERLFGTAKEYHNLRYTREKGKSKMEAKVGLTLACLNIKKLVKMMTGKTYNFTQISQYYWIIGELGKNIKKTNIKNDVCLHSETVHLNRLLTCL
- a CDS encoding recombinase family protein, translated to MTNHHKNKLENIETITIGYARVSSTDNRQELGLSVQTEALNFCDKLYIEKDSGGNQERQQLDKALKLAKNYAKQGVETNFVVYKLDRLTRKMFHLSAIMEDLTKHGVHLQSIHENIETDSLTGKFFCLMLGYVAEWELQAISERTKDGLRKAKEKGVKLGNKGIAKDKEKQIIAQYQQKENSVRNIANQLNISTATIYNVLKRNGIQINRKNHL